The Kryptolebias marmoratus isolate JLee-2015 linkage group LG1, ASM164957v2, whole genome shotgun sequence sequence TCCTTGAACGAGAAGAGACCAACTTCAGCAAATGGAAGAATGCTGGGAATGAATTTGAAAGAATGGCTGAGATTGCAACAGAGTATAATGTTGTAAGTAACTTTGTAGCAGACTgcgaaaattttaaaaacacagcaatgCCTTaccaaaaaactgaaacagcatCTGGAAATGAACCTTCAGCATCTGGAAATGAACCTTCAGCATCTGGAAAGAAACCTTCAGCATCTGGAAAGAAACCTTCAGCATCTGGAAAGAAACCTTCAGCATCTGGAACATAAAACGACCGATTGAAGGAACGCCCTCATTGACCACTCACTGCTTCTCCCTGTTCCTCTTCTCCCCTGTGCTCCCTCCCTGCTCGTCTCTgctcctccctgctcctccctctgctccttctgttcctctgctcctccctctggtcctcctgctcctctctgctcctacctgctcctccctctgctccttcTCTCCCAGGTGATTAAACTCCTCTCTGCTccctccctgctcctcctctgctccctcCTCTGCCAATTATAATTCACAGAAATAAGTCTAATTACAAAATAACCCATTTACAATAACTTTGCAGTTGCTTAAAAGAAATGGCTTAcattcttatttctttctttgaattatttaatcttttaaatgtttcagaggaGCAAAGTTCCTGtaaccttttctgtttctgcatcatAATAAAGAATCATTTAATGAAGCTTTGACTTGTTCTTTGAATGACTAATTCTTACCTGtgtgaaaagatttattttaaaactgaaagatctTTATCCAGATTTGAACAGGaagttggattttatttgttttcatacagAGACCgccagcagctgaaagaaataaaataatgacgTGTCGTGTGTTGGAGCCACATTAAGCTGCTGATTCTGGTTATTTCAGCTGATTTTCAGATCTTCAGAGGTTTAATAAACATCGTCTTCCTGTTGGTGGACTTTAAGCTCCTCCCTCTGGTTTGAATAAAATCAGGAAAGCAGCTGAAcatccacctccacctgcagcatgtcggggatgactctcagctactaccacagcagctGTGGATgttctccacctccctgctgaCCTTTGTCACCTCAGATCTGATCTGAAAATGACCTCAGAGCTTCATAAGACTCATTTCGAAAACAGAGTTTTTATCAGAaggaaacagctgcagaagtaaattaaatgtttcatcGTGAAACAACTAATCCTAAAAGTCATGAAACCAACTCTTCTCCCCTCGTCACGCtgtgttaaaagacaaaaacagaaataagttgGACGCTGACCTAACAGACAACGGGACAGTCACTGGTTCACAAACAAGAACAGAGAAACCAACTTTTCTAAAGTTtatataaagtttttattactAACATTAATCTGAacgtcctgctgctgctgacgggTTCAAACTAAACGAGAAACAAACCATTTAATGTTCTTCTTTAGAAACAGGGACGTTAATAAAATGTTGAGGAAAAAGGATCGGCCTCTTTATCATCAACACTTCTCAGAACTTAAATTCtcctgaagaaaaacattaaatttataaTATCAGCTGGAAATAAAGACTATTTAACACAGATGTTTTTACTGAGGCAATCTACAGAAAATCCTGTGGAGAAGAAACCTTCAGGATTTGATTCAGTCCAACGCTCGTCTTTAGTTTGGATCATCTTAACgagtttatttcttcttcttcttgctctTCTTGCCTCCCTCTCCCTGCTGGGAGCTGGTGTCGCCTCCTCCGCTCTTCTGGGTCCGAGTCTTCAGTTTGGGAATCATCTCAGCGACGTAGAACATCACATCTTTACCTGACGAAACACAAACATCCAAACTTTCAACATGAGCCTCAATGGAACAGCTGAgtgattttaaacagaaagagTTCAGAGGATCTTCCTCCACAGAGCAGAACATCATGAAACCAGAGAGTCTGGAGGAATTTCTGTGATGCAGCTGTGAAGCACGGCAGTGGAAGAGTCATGgtgaaggattttatttttaaagatatgcaaccaaacagctaaaacctgcaaacatctggaactaaaagaaaaagaacaatcaTGAAATCCTTCAAGaacactggatgaatttcaGGGATCCAGTCTGAGCTGGACCGATCCCTCCGACGGAACCACACTAAGAACCGACCAGGGAGAACTTCATGAAACCTTTGTCGGGTTCTGCAGTCCAGAGTTGCATTCCTAAATATCACTGATGTTGAGAAAAGTAAGAATCTGTTTAAGGTGATCATTAAATCCCTAATCTGTCTGTGTTCTTCCTGAATGTTCTCTGTGTTCACAGCTGGTGTTTCTCATGTTTCTCCTGAACTTACGGGATGTGAATTTGTCCTGGCAGAGGCTGCCGTCGGCCTGCTTTAACTGAACTCTGACCCGGCCTCTGAACTGGACGTCCCTGTTCCACTCCCTGGGGTGCATCTTGTtctgaaacacacaacaaaaacacagcccAACATGATCGCCGCTGCGTCTGGAATCCCCGACGAGGATTCACAGAGCTTCACCTTCAGGTCTTACCTCCACGTAGACGTTCATCCCTGCAGCTGTCAGAACATCTCGGATCTCAGGGCAGGACGGGTTCTCCACcgcctgaacacacacacatcattttCTCCAACAGGCCAAAACATTCATGAATAAATGAGATTCTGCTGGTGTGACCTGAGCTTTAATCACAGCCTGTTTGAACACAAACCAGCTACACTTTCTGTCCATTTCACTGAGACATTCCTTCCTTTTTAACCTGTCTGTGTCTAAAGagcaacaaaagcagcagaaagatgCCTAAACTCATTTCAGATCATGAGATAAAGGCATGAAGAACATTTCACCTTCTCCGAGGGGATCCTGCGTCCTTCAGCGAGTGTCTTCTTGCTGTTGATGTAGACGGGATAGAGGCAGATAAACCTGGAAGACACGGCAGATAAATGAAGCTGTGCTTTACAGCAACGACTGGCATTTATTCATCTGCTGGGTTCTGAAAAGGTTCTCAGATTAGCCgcgtttctttaaaattcagctTTCCCTCTGAGGTCCGTAAAGTCTCTGTGTAACTCTGTAATGTGTAAAGTTATCTGATTTTAGTTGCAAAGATATGAATGTTTcttattttctataaaaacacagctgcagaaacatcccagtaaaaacaaaacatccttaAACTTTGACAATGAAAATCACTaagattaataattttaaaccaGCTAATGTTTAGATATTTAATCTTATATATTTCGAATAATCAGTTAAACTTAAGACTGTcacaaaattaaatcttttcaaCTTTTCTTCGCAAATTTCTTCAAATTCTATCCAAAGAGAACATAGTTTTGATCTTTTTATCCATACatgttgttaaaacaacaatctgtgctaaatattttctgtttgttgataAATAATTTAAGCTTAGCTTCTACTTgcgttttataaaaacaactttaatatttaaaataaaactaaaaacttttaGGATTGTCTTCAATGAATGACTCAGAATTTGCACaaacttatttgttttcttttaaagtttattttattgtttatttaaaagcaatttcAGGAGAGGGcatttaaaggttttcaaaTATGAAAAAGAGGATTGTTTGTAGCATCATAACAGAATAATTTGAAcctttaaaactcaaaataaattttctgaGACTGACTTTGATTTAACCATTGTCCCTTTTATTTAGATTCAACTTATAACAGTTACCAGTTTCATAAAATATATCTCCATATTAGAGTgtctaaaaacagatttttttgtttcacggtgtaaaagacaataaatcGAAGCAGAAATCAACAAGCTCAACTTACACGTCATGCTTATACcaacacagacaggcaaacctcatgtaaaaaatactaaaccttTTTATTATCTTGGCGATAAAATCCAAGTGTATATAAGCCGAATTTCAGAGTGGCTTTTCTACATTGATATGGTTTCAGCAGAAGCGattatttagcatttaaaacGTTGTGTTGTCTTTATTTCTCATAAACGCATCAAGAGCTAAACAGAGGTTCGCCTGAGCGAAgagttagcctgttagctttaGCTTAGCTGAACTTACCTCTCTTTGTCGGCGGGGTTTTCAGTAAGATGAGCCATAAATGAAGTTAATACTGTGGTAAATCTACCAAAAGTTTGGTCTAAGGTgttaaattaaactgttaaagtatatatgttgttatttttccatTGCATATCAGCTGCGGTTAACACAAGGCAGAATGAGTGTAaaatcttcttcttttaaccTTTAGGCGGATCCCTGTGTTCATACTGCCACCTACCGGCGCCCTGTGGTAATacaccaatttatttatttttattttttatctttaaacatcTCAAGACCATAAACATTAATACCTACGAAACCCcgaaaggaaaaaaagtattATTGCATTTTCTCGTAGTGATGTTTGAGTTTGAGCTCTGAAACAGCCAATGTCCCACCACCCAAAAGAGCTACAGATCCAATGTGTCGCCCTAATTTTATATAGTTTGCTTAATGTGTGGATTGGCAGCCAGGTCAGCTAAATATCTAATGAAACAAATGgatcaaaataaataagacCTCATTAAGTGAATTTGCTTCTTGTAGTTCCTCATCTTCCCGCTTGGTGTCGCGCCTGCGCACTGCTGAAATGCCCGGATGTTATTGCAGCTAGCTCTTTTAGCCTCTGCGACGCCGCTTCGTTCTGCCGCAGCGGAGACTTTCGATCTTTTCGACTCCCTTGGCtcatttaaactggttttaatGTCGGTAACCTAATCTTGATAGTTTATCATGACAGAAGTTATTTAAAAGGTTCGTTATTTTTAGGTCTACACGGTGTTTTTCCGACCGGACTGGATCGGGTTAACAATACGACAAGCTAAACGGCTGAATCAGTTcgagttgagtttttttttttttagcacagcTGAAATGGAAGACAAATCTTTTACTAAAGAATTAGACCAATGGATCGAACAGCTCAACGAGTGCAAACAGCTAACGGAAAACCAAGTCAGGACTCTTTGTGAAAAGGTAGGAGCTTTCATCTTCATTCCGCTGACCTCGATTTTAGTGCGGCCTTGCTCGCCTGAGCGGCTCTGGCTAATTTCTGGAAATTAAGTAACGACCGGGTAGGTTTTTCTTGCCCGGTTTTTGAGCAGTCATCCACAGTTTGTCCATGTTTATCAGCACACTGAAGATAAGTAAGTGTTactcacctgttttttttatttttagacccCAGGATAAGTTTAGTCAGTGAGGGCGGGTTTCAGACGTCATTAGAGCACCGACAGGCCGAGAATTCGCACCGTATGTAACCAGAAAATAGATGCAGCCCCCGGCTGTTACCATCCATTTTTTAACCCGACTTTATTTTGCTCAGTCCCAATAGTTGATCAATACAACGAATAATGTGATCTTTTCATTTATCTAGGGATTAGGTTGACTCTGTATATGTGCAGTTATTTGCACCGCACCCTTTATTGATCAATCGTTTCAGTGCATAGACTTGTCCGGCCTCCAGTCATTAGACGGCACCGCAGGTTTGCTGCTGCATGTATGAAATGTGCTCCGTTGCTTTTCTGCTTCAGGACTCTgtgataaactttaaaataaatgactgcagGCTGGATTGAGACCGGATGAACGGAAATAAACAGATCAGCAGAATCCTGGAAATGACTTCAAACTCAAAATGTTTAGGGTTCTGTGGACTTAGTCTGTATGCATACTGTCGTTTAAAGAAGaataatgtgtatttttgtcaGATTGTGTTCTCCACAGGCTGTAGACAGAGAACCTGAGGCTGTTATTagtaacaaaatgtgttttttgacaCCATGCTGTGGTGGTAAAGTCCTGCAGCTTTAGTTGGGATATCTCTGGAGAAGTTTTCCTGCTGATTTTAGGGCAAACATTGAGTCCAAATTAAAGTCAGGCTTCCACGTGGAGCTTTCTGACATGTAGATCactaaatatattaaattaagagctcttttgtatttaaaatcctttaaacaACTCGTGTTCACATTAGTTTGTTTCTCACATTAAATCTCCACAAATAAACTGTAGACTAATAACTTTATCTTTGTTAAAGTCTGCAGGATTATTGGCACAAAGTTTagtattttatggttttattacTGCAGAATCATTTTTCACTtctgaaaaaaggtttttattgctTCTGACAATCAGAAAGTTGGTTTTGCTTTGAAAGTGTTCTTCAGTTTGGCAACAAGaacctgttgtttgtttttgttctgttgtttacTCTCCGGGTCACAGGGCGGTTTGTTGGTTCCTGAAGTTTGGGTCAGAACCCGTCCGTACCAAATGTGACCTGAGACTTCAGAtcatctccagaaatcaaactCCTGAtgtcttttatttcagtttcatgGTTTGTGGCCATCCTGCTGCCTGACTTTAACAGAGTTATTAAACGGCTGATAGTTGTTCTACTGTTTAAATGGTTCCAGGTGGGAGAACCCTAAAACATGCCTGGATCTGTagacaaaataacaacataTAAAATGTACAGCATGAAATTAAACAACCAAACGGGTGAAAAGTCAGGTGTTATAAACCTGCAGGAGTTCTTTCTGTCAGCTGGGAGAAGTTCTGTCCTTTAAAAAGTTTCTGAGGAGGAATGAgttaaaagtatttaaacacTAAACGAGTCTCAGAATAAACAGACTGAAGGCTGAAACTGTGGCTTCTGAAGTTGAATAAATCTtcggtttgtttttctttaggcaAAGGAGATCCTGACCAAGGAGTCCAACGTCCAGGAGGTgagtttttagttattttaacaCAGAGACATTTTTCTCAACATCACATAAAGAAGAGTTTGAACAGGTGGGAAAGTGAGAAAGCTGTCAGGTAATAAAAgctatataaaaataaaaaaacattaatttaaccAAGCAGCTCAGAAAGGGTGAATTATGTAGATAAACTAAAACTAAGATCAAGAAACAAAGTCtgaatttctgtttatttcGATAGTTTCTGGTTTGAGGAACGTTTTCTGTTTGTATCTGAGGTTATTCAGGTTTGTCTCACCATCTGCCCAGGTGTTCATGGACAAAAGTCCTGATGTCTAAAGATGCTCCTTTCTTTAAATTAAGACAAGAAAAATGGATTTGACCTGATTTAGATCTGTTTAAAGTTCTGCGGCACAGATAAATTCAttacatgttaaaataaaaagcctttgttaaataaataaatcttgtttttgtccctaaatgttttgggtttctgCGAGTTTAGCCGCCCGAACTGCTGCAGGTAAAGGTTGTTTTCTCTCAGCACCAACCAGGTGTGGAGGGAACAGGTCGTTCTGCTCTGTGGCCTGAAGCTCAAACAGAAACGGGTCGGTTCTGTCAAACTGACAAGGTCGGCACATCTGGAGTCAGATCAATAAATCGACCGTTGGCGCACCGGGACAGAAGTCTGATTAAATGTTCTGAGTTCAAAGTCGCT is a genomic window containing:
- the srp19 gene encoding signal recognition particle 19 kDa protein, with the translated sequence MAHLTENPADKERFICLYPVYINSKKTLAEGRRIPSEKAVENPSCPEIRDVLTAAGMNVYVENKMHPREWNRDVQFRGRVRVQLKQADGSLCQDKFTSRKDVMFYVAEMIPKLKTRTQKSGGGDTSSQQGEGGKKSKKKKK